One Fimbriimonadia bacterium genomic window, AAACCCTTGTCCAGTAGCATTGGGAAGGACGTGCCGTAATCACGCTCGAACGCCCGGGTCTCCATCGCATCGTTCTGACTCACTCCCCAGACGGTGAGCGTCGGGCATGCGTCGGCTAGCTTTTGAAGGTACGGAAATGTCAACTGGCACGTGGGGCAGTTGACCTTGAAAAACGCCACGAGCAGCAGGCCCTTGCTCCGGGCATCGGCTGTCGACCGGCTTGCGCCGTTTAGGTCAGACAGCGTGAAATCTGGAAAGGTATGACCGGTCTGCACCAGCCCAGCACCCATGATAACCCCTCCTCGGCAACGCGATACTCGTCCTGTTGCCGAAGGCTAGATTACCGCAGGCGCTGTTCGAGAGAGTCCTCAGTGCCACCTGTGCCGCTCAACTTGTTCTCCAGGTGGGCGACGCGCGAGGCCAGCGTCTTCAGGTTCTCGTCCACGCTCACGGCATGCGCGGTGAGCCCTTCGCGAAGCGTCTGAAACTCCTCACGTAGCTTACGCACGTCAGCGGAGCCCGTGCCGACACGATCGCGCTCTAACTGTATTCGCATCTCGACCATCTTGCGCTGATGGCCGGCCAGAATCGCGACGATCGGAATGCATAGCGCCGTGATCGGTATCAGCATAGCCAG contains:
- a CDS encoding TlpA family protein disulfide reductase; protein product: MGAGLVQTGHTFPDFTLSDLNGASRSTADARSKGLLLVAFFKVNCPTCQLTFPYLQKLADACPTLTVWGVSQNDAMETRAFERDYGTSFPMLLDKGLEVTDRFDLQSVPAMYLTDESGVVLEYMGAWSKDFVNGIARRVAERTGTAPEVPVTDADRVPVFTPG